The Pasteurella multocida genome contains a region encoding:
- the tsf gene encoding translation elongation factor Ts: MAEITASLVKELRERTGAGMMECKKALVEANGDIELAIDNMRKSGQAKAAKKAGRVAAEGVILARIGAGFGVLVEMNCETDFVAKDAGFLGLANEVADYALANKGVTIEALQAQFEEKRATLVAKIGENMNIRRVQFLDGDVVGSYLHGAKIGVLVAGKNADEDLLKKIAMHVAASRPEFVKPEDVSADVVAKEREIQVAIAMESGKPREIAEKMVEGRMKKFTGEVSLTGQPFVMDPAKSVGEFLKESGADVTNFVRFEVGEGIEKVESDFAAEVAAMQKI; the protein is encoded by the coding sequence ATGGCTGAAATCACAGCATCATTAGTAAAAGAACTTCGTGAGCGTACTGGCGCAGGTATGATGGAATGTAAAAAAGCGTTAGTTGAAGCAAATGGTGATATCGAATTAGCGATCGATAACATGCGTAAATCAGGTCAAGCAAAAGCGGCTAAGAAAGCAGGTCGTGTGGCAGCAGAAGGGGTTATCCTTGCTCGTATTGGCGCTGGTTTCGGTGTGTTAGTGGAAATGAACTGTGAAACTGACTTCGTGGCAAAAGATGCTGGCTTCTTAGGTTTAGCGAACGAAGTAGCAGACTATGCATTAGCGAACAAAGGCGTGACTATCGAAGCACTTCAAGCACAATTTGAAGAAAAACGTGCAACACTTGTGGCGAAAATTGGTGAAAACATGAATATTCGTCGCGTACAATTTTTAGATGGCGATGTCGTTGGTTCATACTTACACGGCGCCAAAATTGGTGTATTAGTTGCGGGTAAAAATGCAGACGAAGATTTATTGAAAAAAATCGCGATGCATGTTGCAGCGAGCCGTCCTGAGTTTGTTAAACCAGAAGATGTGTCAGCAGATGTTGTAGCAAAAGAGCGTGAAATCCAAGTGGCAATCGCGATGGAATCAGGTAAACCACGTGAAATCGCAGAAAAAATGGTTGAAGGCCGTATGAAGAAATTCACTGGTGAAGTGTCATTGACAGGTCAACCATTCGTAATGGATCCAGCTAAATCAGTAGGCGAATTCTTAAAAGAAAGCGGTGCTGATGTGACTAACTTCGTTCGTTTCGAAGTGGGTGAAGGTATCGAAAAAGTTGAATCTGACTTTGCAGCAGAAGTTGCAGCGATGCAAAAAATCTAA
- the rpsB gene encoding 30S ribosomal protein S2, with protein MAQVSMRDMLQAGVHFGHQTRYWNPKMKPFIYGPRNGVHIINLEKTVPMFNEALVELTRIAGNNGKILFVGTKRAATEAVKAAALDCQQYYVNHRWLGGMLTNWKTVRQSIRRLKDLETQSQDGTFDKLTKKEALMRTREMEKLELSLGGIKEMGGLPDALFVIGADHEHIAVKEANNLGIPVFAIVDTNSDPDGVDFVIPGNDDAARAIQLYLSAAAAAVKEGRHQDAVTEENFVAEAE; from the coding sequence ATGGCACAAGTTTCAATGCGCGATATGCTACAAGCTGGCGTTCACTTCGGTCACCAAACTCGTTACTGGAATCCAAAAATGAAACCATTCATCTATGGTCCACGCAACGGTGTTCACATCATTAACTTAGAAAAAACTGTTCCTATGTTCAATGAAGCCTTAGTGGAATTAACACGTATTGCGGGTAACAACGGTAAAATTTTATTCGTTGGGACAAAACGTGCAGCTACTGAAGCAGTGAAAGCAGCAGCATTAGACTGTCAACAATATTATGTCAATCACCGTTGGTTAGGTGGTATGTTGACTAACTGGAAAACAGTTCGTCAATCAATTAGACGTTTAAAAGATTTAGAAACTCAATCTCAAGATGGTACGTTCGATAAATTAACGAAAAAAGAAGCGTTAATGCGCACACGTGAGATGGAGAAACTTGAATTAAGTCTTGGTGGTATCAAAGAGATGGGTGGCTTACCAGATGCGTTATTCGTTATCGGTGCAGACCATGAACACATTGCAGTGAAAGAAGCAAACAATCTTGGTATTCCAGTGTTTGCTATCGTTGATACTAACTCAGATCCAGATGGTGTTGATTTCGTTATCCCAGGTAACGATGACGCAGCACGTGCAATCCAATTATATCTTTCAGCAGCAGCCGCGGCGGTTAAAGAAGGTCGTCACCAAGACGCTGTCACTGAAGAGAACTTTGTAGCAGAAGCTGAGTAA
- a CDS encoding HlyD family secretion protein, whose protein sequence is MKKWLFMLPLIVIGCGVYWTHYHHDNQHTDIVSSNGRLEFLRLDVASLYAGRVEQVLVKEGDYVNKDTLLATLSSDTVKTQVDTAFARKQQAQQAVKRVQAQLSAQQQQLNTAQLDVDNAHKLRKNQLISSSEFEKRLALRDAAQANLHALDIAVQEAQSSVAQADAQLRQAHAILADLQIKAPQAGRVVYKLVEVGNVIAAGQKVISLLDLNEASMYLFFPAPIVNQIPLQSEARLVFDGLEAVFPATVSYVSSDAQFTPKFVETTTEREKLMFKVKLQIPSDIAQKYADYLKGGMTGNGYIRLSSSTEWPAELQLHLPD, encoded by the coding sequence ATGAAAAAATGGCTCTTTATGCTTCCACTCATTGTCATTGGATGTGGCGTTTACTGGACACACTATCATCATGATAACCAACATACCGATATTGTGTCTTCAAATGGGCGTTTGGAATTTTTACGATTAGATGTTGCCAGTTTGTATGCCGGACGCGTCGAACAAGTCTTGGTCAAAGAAGGCGACTATGTCAACAAAGATACGCTTCTAGCAACCCTCTCTTCTGATACGGTTAAAACCCAAGTCGATACGGCCTTCGCACGAAAACAACAAGCCCAACAAGCAGTAAAACGCGTACAAGCACAACTCAGTGCACAACAGCAACAACTCAACACTGCCCAATTAGATGTCGATAATGCACATAAATTGCGCAAAAATCAGCTAATTTCCTCAAGCGAATTTGAAAAACGTCTTGCTTTACGCGATGCTGCCCAAGCCAATTTACACGCATTAGACATCGCTGTACAAGAAGCACAAAGCAGCGTGGCGCAAGCGGATGCCCAATTACGGCAAGCACATGCTATTTTAGCAGATTTACAGATTAAAGCGCCTCAAGCAGGACGCGTTGTCTATAAATTAGTTGAAGTAGGCAATGTGATCGCGGCGGGACAAAAAGTCATTAGCCTATTGGATCTTAATGAAGCCAGTATGTACTTGTTTTTTCCAGCCCCTATCGTCAATCAAATTCCCTTACAAAGTGAAGCACGTCTTGTATTTGACGGTCTCGAGGCTGTTTTCCCTGCCACCGTTAGCTATGTATCAAGTGATGCTCAATTTACGCCTAAATTTGTTGAAACCACGACAGAACGGGAAAAATTGATGTTTAAAGTCAAATTGCAGATCCCCTCAGATATCGCACAAAAATATGCTGACTATCTGAAAGGCGGTATGACGGGAAATGGTTATATCCGGCTTTCCTCGTCCACTGAGTGGCCAGCCGAGCTACAACTTCACTTACCAGACTAA
- the rbbA gene encoding ribosome-associated ATPase/putative transporter RbbA, protein MNTIRVVNVTHTYQKTTALDQVSLSLPAGSTVGLIGPDGVGKSTLLSLLAGVKILQQGQITVFGLSQAEKAERECLLKRIAFMPQGLGRNLYPTLSVYENIEFHACLFGLTQTQRQQRIQRLLLATGLAPFQKRAAGNLSGGMKQKLSLCCALVHNPDLLILDEPTTGVDPLSRQQFWTLVNELRHENPAMTVLVATAYIEEAAQFEHLIAMDEGKILMSAPTQQVLEATMSDNLEQAYIKLLPETKQTHWHAEQIPPFCADPTLPFAIEAEGLTKKFGTFTAVDQVSFNIPQGEIFGFLGSNGCGKSTTMKMLTGLLDATEGTATLLGEPIDSGKMETRQQVGYMSQAFSLYEELTIRQNLLLHAKLYDLTGERATQAVSQALDQFQLIDVAEKLPRDLSLGIRQRLQLAAACLHHPKVLILDEPTSGVDPAARDMFWQYLIQLSREEKITIFVSTHFMNEALRCDRISLMHRGKVLAVGTPESLCQQRQTDNLEEAFIAFLADYPETEVPATSSQVPSSVVAPPHNQDMTHSSSLRLWFNSIWTFARRESKEILRDHIRLIFIILGPIILLFAGSWGLSFDTNSQNFAVLDQDQSAESRQLIEAFEQSAYFNAIAPLNVRSDLATLLKTGQARLLIEIPHHFGRDLLQQRQPEIAFYIDGSMPFTGENIVSYIQQILRQYQTQLYQQQGIDLPQLAQLEVRFMYNQTFRSVNAISPGLIMVTLMLIPSMMTALAVVREKEIGSITNLYGSPASVLQYVLGKQLPYVFLALTSYFLLVAMTVWIIGVDITGSFWAMTLGALCLILSATAFGLLVSAFVKSQVAAIFATAIISIVPTINFSGLLYPRSTITGLGYWMGVSFPTSWYHLISLGAFTKGLGMKSFLHLYLILLLFFAVYLGLTCFLLKKQEK, encoded by the coding sequence ATGAACACAATTCGTGTCGTGAATGTGACCCATACTTACCAAAAAACGACCGCACTTGATCAAGTGTCACTCTCACTTCCTGCGGGCAGTACGGTTGGATTAATTGGACCTGACGGTGTGGGCAAATCCACTTTACTTTCCTTACTCGCAGGCGTGAAAATCCTACAACAAGGACAGATCACGGTCTTCGGTCTCAGCCAAGCCGAGAAAGCAGAGCGTGAGTGCTTACTCAAACGCATTGCTTTTATGCCACAAGGGCTTGGTCGCAACCTTTACCCCACTCTCTCGGTGTATGAAAATATCGAATTTCATGCCTGCTTATTTGGTCTCACGCAGACACAACGTCAACAACGGATTCAACGTTTATTACTTGCCACAGGACTCGCCCCTTTTCAAAAACGGGCCGCGGGAAACCTTTCTGGTGGTATGAAACAGAAACTGAGTTTATGTTGTGCCTTGGTGCATAATCCAGATTTATTAATCTTAGACGAACCGACAACCGGTGTGGATCCCCTTTCACGCCAGCAGTTCTGGACTTTAGTCAATGAACTCCGCCACGAAAATCCCGCTATGACTGTTCTCGTAGCGACTGCATATATTGAAGAAGCCGCTCAATTTGAACATTTAATTGCGATGGATGAGGGAAAAATTTTAATGAGTGCCCCGACACAACAGGTATTAGAAGCCACTATGTCGGACAACCTCGAACAAGCTTACATTAAATTATTGCCAGAAACCAAGCAAACCCATTGGCATGCCGAGCAAATTCCACCGTTCTGCGCGGATCCAACGTTACCCTTTGCCATCGAAGCAGAAGGACTGACCAAAAAATTTGGCACCTTTACCGCTGTTGACCAAGTCAGCTTTAACATTCCACAAGGGGAAATTTTCGGTTTTTTAGGCTCGAATGGTTGTGGCAAAAGTACCACCATGAAAATGCTAACCGGCTTACTTGATGCAACAGAAGGCACAGCAACTTTGTTGGGTGAACCCATTGATTCAGGGAAAATGGAGACACGCCAACAAGTAGGCTATATGTCGCAGGCATTTTCTCTTTATGAAGAGCTGACCATTCGCCAAAATTTACTATTACATGCCAAACTCTATGATCTCACCGGTGAACGTGCAACTCAGGCCGTTTCGCAAGCGCTTGATCAATTTCAACTCATCGACGTCGCGGAGAAATTACCACGTGACTTATCCTTAGGTATACGTCAACGCTTACAGCTTGCCGCTGCTTGTTTACATCACCCCAAAGTCTTAATTTTAGATGAGCCGACTTCCGGAGTTGACCCTGCTGCACGGGATATGTTTTGGCAATACCTCATTCAACTTTCAAGAGAAGAAAAAATCACGATTTTTGTTTCAACGCACTTTATGAATGAAGCACTACGTTGTGACCGTATTTCATTAATGCATCGCGGTAAAGTACTCGCAGTTGGCACCCCCGAATCCCTCTGTCAACAACGTCAAACCGATAATTTAGAAGAAGCATTCATTGCATTTCTTGCTGACTACCCCGAAACAGAAGTGCCCGCGACCTCTTCACAAGTACCTTCCAGCGTAGTAGCGCCACCCCATAATCAAGACATGACACACTCAAGCTCACTCAGGCTTTGGTTTAACTCGATTTGGACCTTTGCTCGACGTGAAAGCAAAGAAATTTTACGTGATCATATCCGCTTAATTTTCATCATTCTGGGACCGATTATTTTACTCTTTGCTGGCAGTTGGGGACTGTCTTTTGATACCAACAGCCAGAATTTTGCAGTTCTCGATCAAGATCAAAGTGCAGAGAGCCGCCAACTTATTGAAGCATTCGAACAGTCTGCTTATTTTAACGCCATTGCGCCGTTAAACGTGCGGTCTGATTTAGCTACACTTCTAAAAACAGGGCAAGCACGACTATTAATTGAAATTCCACATCATTTTGGGCGAGATTTATTACAACAACGTCAACCTGAAATTGCCTTTTATATTGACGGTTCAATGCCATTTACAGGGGAAAATATCGTTTCCTACATACAACAAATTTTACGCCAATACCAAACGCAACTGTATCAGCAACAAGGCATCGACTTACCACAACTTGCACAGTTAGAAGTGCGTTTTATGTATAACCAAACGTTCCGCAGTGTGAATGCCATTTCGCCCGGTCTGATTATGGTCACATTGATGTTGATTCCTTCCATGATGACCGCACTTGCCGTGGTGCGTGAAAAAGAAATTGGTTCTATCACCAACCTCTATGGATCACCCGCAAGCGTTTTGCAGTATGTGCTTGGTAAACAACTCCCTTATGTGTTTTTAGCTTTGACCAGTTATTTTTTGCTAGTTGCTATGACCGTTTGGATTATTGGAGTGGACATCACTGGCTCTTTTTGGGCAATGACATTAGGCGCCTTGTGCTTAATCTTATCCGCCACTGCCTTTGGCTTATTAGTCTCTGCCTTTGTGAAATCACAGGTCGCTGCTATTTTTGCTACCGCGATTATCAGTATCGTTCCAACGATCAATTTTTCTGGTTTGCTCTACCCACGCTCAACCATTACAGGTTTAGGTTATTGGATGGGTGTAAGTTTTCCAACCAGTTGGTATCACTTGATCAGTTTAGGCGCCTTTACTAAAGGCTTGGGAATGAAGAGTTTTCTGCATTTATATCTGATTTTACTGCTCTTTTTTGCTGTTTATTTAGGGCTGACATGCTTCCTTTTGAAAAAACAGGAGAAATAA
- a CDS encoding ABC transporter permease, with translation MKRWIKNVYFLSGKEIRSFFSDYTLLVLVIIMFTVMIYSIAKGITTEVKNATVAILNEDRSPLSYRIQDAMLPPQFKSVVEIQRADIDAAMDSGEFIFVLTIPPHFSADVLAHKQPELQLLVDATAMSQAAVGAGYLSHIIQQQLSEYLSHIPLDRTLLEPKLNVLFNPNLKTEWYMPITQITGNSTLLTLILVGAAVIREREHGTIEHLLVMPVSASEIVISKILANGFIILIAAFLSLYFVVHQFIGVPINGSMTLFIVTEAIFLSSMAGLGIYLATHAPTMPQFSLLCLPVYVVLYLLSGSLSPLENMPVAVQYLMQLSPLTQFISIGQDVLFRGAGFTVIWPKVLMISLMGAFFIVVAIFRFRHMLARQS, from the coding sequence ATGAAACGTTGGATAAAAAATGTTTATTTCTTATCTGGTAAAGAAATACGTAGTTTCTTTAGCGATTACACTTTATTGGTGTTAGTGATTATTATGTTTACGGTGATGATCTATTCCATCGCCAAAGGCATCACGACCGAAGTCAAAAATGCCACGGTAGCAATCTTAAATGAAGATCGCAGTCCCCTTTCTTACCGTATTCAAGATGCGATGCTCCCTCCACAATTCAAGTCAGTGGTTGAAATCCAACGTGCAGACATTGATGCGGCTATGGACAGTGGTGAGTTTATCTTCGTACTCACTATCCCTCCTCATTTCAGTGCTGATGTGTTAGCGCATAAACAACCTGAACTACAATTATTAGTAGATGCCACCGCTATGTCACAAGCTGCGGTAGGTGCAGGCTATTTGAGCCACATCATTCAGCAACAACTGTCGGAATACTTAAGTCATATCCCCTTGGATAGAACACTGCTCGAACCTAAACTGAATGTTTTATTTAATCCCAATTTAAAAACCGAGTGGTATATGCCAATTACACAAATTACTGGTAACTCGACCTTACTCACCCTAATTTTAGTAGGCGCCGCGGTGATTCGAGAACGAGAGCATGGCACCATTGAACACTTACTGGTGATGCCTGTTAGCGCGAGTGAAATTGTTATCTCAAAAATTTTAGCTAATGGCTTCATTATCCTCATCGCCGCCTTCTTATCTTTATATTTTGTAGTGCATCAATTCATTGGGGTACCAATCAATGGCTCAATGACGTTATTCATCGTCACAGAAGCCATTTTCCTGTCCTCTATGGCAGGGCTTGGCATTTATTTAGCGACCCATGCCCCTACGATGCCGCAGTTCAGCTTATTGTGTTTACCTGTCTATGTGGTGTTATATCTTCTGTCTGGCAGTTTATCCCCATTAGAAAATATGCCTGTGGCAGTTCAGTATCTCATGCAACTGTCCCCCTTAACCCAATTCATTTCGATTGGTCAAGATGTGCTCTTTCGTGGGGCAGGATTTACTGTGATTTGGCCGAAAGTACTGATGATAAGCCTAATGGGCGCATTTTTTATTGTAGTGGCGATTTTCCGTTTTAGACACATGCTCGCGCGTCAAAGCTAA
- a CDS encoding efflux transporter outer membrane subunit, producing the protein MQKTMMTFLLSSMLLGCQQTEVDLQSNIQLPDVYQYARLEKGAPIVQNWWESWQDPQLSRLIQQGLAQNHQLAIAKSKIQEAQAIVKIAQSTRFPTIAALANSGKSHLDIEQIDITPSGVLGGIRVAWEPDIFGQKRSDTDAAQATVLGAQQQFYAAQILVASEIAHYYLQALHNKKQQALLQRTQMALKALQNYIEGRFNAGQASAYERNEIKIKRHSLAAKQAILDAQFIAAQNAIAVLIGETPQHFKLDIGQMQNVDILSHLPRPPKGIQPADLLHQRPDIQAQTANVKAHAAKLASAKADLFPRFTLDFLWQTGRIKLDADLPTLQAWQNVVSAGIQLPIFTAGRIQANIQASDERLQQALLQYDRTLLQALAEVENHYQQQFSLTQQARLLTQASRTQQQQVRDTQKLFQYGDYTFDRVLQARLDALTLEEKQLENQLACAMNLVLLYKAIGVGWQSQ; encoded by the coding sequence ATGCAAAAAACAATGATGACTTTTCTGCTCAGCAGCATGCTACTGGGCTGTCAGCAGACCGAAGTGGATTTACAGTCTAATATCCAATTACCTGATGTTTATCAATATGCACGCCTAGAAAAGGGGGCGCCAATCGTCCAAAATTGGTGGGAAAGTTGGCAAGATCCACAACTTAGCCGTTTAATCCAGCAAGGTTTAGCACAAAACCACCAACTTGCGATCGCTAAAAGTAAAATACAAGAAGCACAAGCAATCGTGAAAATCGCACAATCCACGCGTTTCCCTACCATTGCTGCCCTTGCCAATAGCGGTAAATCTCACCTTGATATTGAACAAATTGATATCACGCCAAGCGGTGTATTAGGTGGCATACGTGTTGCTTGGGAGCCTGATATTTTTGGACAAAAACGCAGTGATACTGATGCTGCACAAGCCACCGTATTGGGCGCTCAACAACAGTTTTATGCTGCGCAAATCCTTGTGGCAAGTGAAATTGCCCATTATTACTTGCAAGCGCTCCACAACAAAAAACAACAAGCGTTATTACAACGTACTCAAATGGCGCTAAAAGCCTTACAAAACTATATTGAGGGACGCTTTAATGCGGGGCAAGCTAGTGCTTATGAGCGCAATGAAATCAAAATAAAACGCCACTCTCTTGCAGCCAAACAAGCGATACTCGATGCCCAATTTATTGCCGCCCAAAATGCGATTGCCGTGCTGATTGGAGAAACGCCACAACACTTTAAGTTGGATATTGGGCAAATGCAAAACGTGGATATCCTCTCTCACTTACCGCGACCACCAAAAGGAATACAACCTGCTGATTTACTTCATCAGCGTCCTGATATTCAAGCCCAAACTGCCAATGTGAAAGCCCACGCAGCTAAATTAGCCAGTGCTAAAGCGGATTTATTTCCCCGCTTCACACTCGATTTCCTCTGGCAAACCGGACGTATTAAATTAGACGCGGACTTACCGACATTACAAGCTTGGCAAAACGTTGTCAGCGCAGGAATCCAGTTACCGATTTTCACTGCAGGACGTATCCAAGCGAACATTCAGGCAAGCGATGAACGCTTACAACAAGCCTTACTTCAATATGATCGCACTTTATTACAAGCTCTAGCAGAAGTCGAAAATCACTATCAACAACAATTTTCACTCACTCAGCAAGCACGTTTATTAACACAGGCAAGTCGCACTCAGCAACAGCAAGTACGTGATACACAGAAATTGTTTCAATATGGCGACTATACCTTTGATCGTGTATTGCAAGCGCGCCTCGATGCCTTGACCTTAGAAGAAAAACAGCTTGAAAATCAACTGGCTTGTGCCATGAATTTAGTCTTGTTATACAAAGCTATCGGCGTTGGTTGGCAATCGCAATAA
- a CDS encoding SurA N-terminal domain-containing protein has translation MLIEKLHGMTNSWVSKFLLGLIAVAFVLSGITGYVFTRVDTSAVKINGEEISQQTFYQRYESESERLRQQLGAQFAALSGSPEFVAGLRQSVLNNLINQELLRQYADELKIGISDERVKQEIVTSQFFQQEGKFDNALYQRMLQLNGLTPDTYANIVREGLRLEQLQTGLAESEFIVPAQQAQLTELFFQARTVRLAPFSLDQVLEKQTISDEEVSAYYEANKGAFLVPELAKVQYMTLTRADVEKHIQVSDVEIAQYYQDNKALYVSQGQQRLSHIQVATEAEAKEIYQALQDGANFAGLASARSLDKISAENGGDLSWASAGTFPKAFEEAANALQVGQFSQPVKVDEQFHIILVTERKEPSTLPLEVVKTQIADQIRQNLVNNQYFSIEKQLAEKAFEHPEGLEKAAEVAGLTIQETDFFSANDVPAALNYPNVISAIFHSDISQGGVNSEPMNVGEQHAVLVRVIANKPEGTRSLEEAKADIISYLKRQKAEEIVLAEANQAAQRLNDNASSTLPEGVQFGSAEKWVFAENRDAALNNVIFAMSLTDNKPSYIASKASNGEVVLVELSHIEQGALSAAESELFTKQLAQARQVALQNTLLQALRAKAKIEVNEKFFQQNEEQ, from the coding sequence ATGTTAATTGAAAAACTTCACGGCATGACAAACAGTTGGGTATCCAAATTTTTGTTAGGTCTGATTGCTGTGGCTTTTGTGTTAAGCGGGATTACAGGTTACGTTTTTACGCGCGTAGATACTTCAGCGGTAAAAATCAATGGTGAAGAAATTTCACAACAAACCTTTTATCAACGTTATGAATCAGAGTCAGAGCGTTTAAGACAGCAACTCGGTGCACAATTTGCCGCTTTATCGGGCTCGCCTGAGTTTGTGGCTGGTTTAAGACAAAGTGTGCTAAATAATTTAATTAACCAAGAATTATTACGCCAGTATGCTGATGAGTTGAAAATAGGTATTAGTGATGAGCGTGTTAAACAAGAAATTGTGACAAGTCAATTTTTCCAACAAGAAGGAAAATTTGATAATGCCCTGTATCAGCGCATGTTGCAATTAAATGGCTTAACGCCAGATACCTACGCCAATATTGTGCGTGAGGGGTTACGTTTAGAGCAGTTGCAAACGGGATTAGCGGAAAGTGAATTTATTGTTCCTGCACAACAAGCGCAATTAACGGAATTGTTCTTTCAAGCAAGAACAGTACGTTTAGCGCCATTTTCGCTCGATCAAGTGTTAGAAAAGCAAACCATTTCCGATGAAGAGGTTAGTGCGTATTATGAAGCAAATAAAGGGGCGTTTTTAGTACCAGAATTGGCTAAAGTGCAATATATGACATTAACACGTGCTGATGTCGAAAAACATATTCAAGTGTCAGATGTAGAAATTGCACAATATTATCAAGATAATAAAGCCCTTTATGTGTCCCAAGGTCAGCAACGCTTATCGCATATTCAAGTGGCAACGGAAGCGGAAGCCAAAGAGATTTATCAAGCATTGCAAGATGGCGCTAATTTTGCTGGTTTAGCGAGCGCGCGTTCACTCGATAAAATTTCTGCTGAAAATGGTGGTGATTTGAGTTGGGCCAGTGCGGGGACGTTCCCAAAAGCTTTTGAAGAGGCAGCTAATGCGCTTCAAGTGGGGCAATTCAGTCAACCGGTGAAAGTAGATGAACAGTTCCATATTATTTTGGTCACAGAGCGTAAAGAACCATCAACTTTACCATTAGAGGTTGTGAAAACCCAGATTGCAGATCAAATTCGTCAGAATTTAGTCAATAATCAGTATTTCTCGATTGAAAAACAACTGGCAGAAAAAGCGTTTGAACACCCAGAAGGATTAGAAAAAGCTGCTGAAGTGGCGGGATTAACCATTCAAGAGACAGACTTTTTCTCAGCAAATGATGTGCCTGCGGCGTTAAATTATCCAAATGTGATTTCGGCGATCTTCCATTCTGATATCTCACAAGGGGGCGTGAACTCTGAGCCGATGAATGTGGGCGAACAACATGCTGTGCTCGTGCGTGTTATTGCAAACAAACCCGAAGGTACAAGAAGCTTAGAGGAAGCAAAAGCCGATATTATCAGCTACTTGAAGCGCCAAAAAGCAGAAGAAATTGTATTGGCAGAAGCAAACCAAGCGGCACAGCGTTTAAATGACAATGCAAGCTCAACGTTACCAGAAGGCGTTCAGTTTGGCTCAGCGGAGAAATGGGTTTTTGCTGAAAATCGCGATGCGGCATTAAATAATGTGATTTTTGCCATGTCATTAACGGATAATAAACCGAGCTATATCGCATCGAAAGCAAGCAATGGCGAGGTGGTTTTAGTGGAATTAAGTCATATTGAGCAAGGTGCATTAAGTGCAGCAGAAAGTGAATTATTCACAAAACAGCTTGCACAAGCCCGTCAAGTTGCGTTGCAAAATACTTTATTACAAGCTTTACGAGCGAAAGCGAAAATTGAAGTGAATGAAAAGTTCTTCCAGCAAAATGAAGAGCAATAA